The following DNA comes from Erythrolamprus reginae isolate rEryReg1 chromosome 8, rEryReg1.hap1, whole genome shotgun sequence.
CTAGGAGACGTGAGGGGTAAGAGAGAGGGCTCAGCAGTGCATACTAAGGAGTGGGGGGTGTTGTCAGTGCTCCTTGTCCATcacaggtcatgtcagattctgagggagatgagccaggcccctctggatatccTGGGTCAGTAGGGTGAtgcagagtgagagtgaagggggaAATGACCTGAGGGAACccaaggaaccactagagggggctgatatgacaatgggggagtggtcccagtcagaggatgaggaaggcaTTAGAGTGGATACTCCGTGGATAGATCCTCAATATGGaagattgctgagaaggcaagaggagttgcatagtaaaaggtattagcttacagccttaccgcttttggggtgtgatgtcacttccaggcagtaaaaAAGCAAAGGATGttggggtaattgggtgtggggtttcaatgcCGTTCAATGGAAGAGGTTTTAGAGTGGGGGGGGTGCttgaaaaaggcttcaaaaccatgatttctgcctcagtaaaagacattctctgctggatgatTTTTGCCTGGGACTTTGGTGAGCTGATGTATATTCTTGAATGATAAACAgactttgttatctaaggaatacCATTTAGGCTGAACTTGGCCCTTCATTCCGGACAGAGAAATAACTCCCTTTTCCTTGCCATTTAAATCTGCTTTTTGATGTGTGTGCTTTTATTgataaagagtgtgatttttaCCATGAAATAAGGGATTTTTGAGTCAGTGGATTTGCTCCAAGAGCCTTGCAAagagcgagggggggggggctgagagaGACCTTTGAGGGAGTTGTAAGGGGAAGGGGAGGATGGGGAGAGAAGGGCCCAGAGCTCCCACCTGGGCAAAGGCAATGAAGAAAAGCTGGTCATTGGTGAGGCCCAGGGAGGGCAGGGATGCCTCCTCCCCATTCTTCTTCACCCAGTTCCGATAGGCCTATGGGCGAGAAAAAAAGAGCAGAATGAGCCTTACCTGCAGAGCCCGGCTAGAACACCCAGCAAAGGGTGCACCCCTCAACTCACCCGGTAGGCAGCCTTCAGCCCCCCGTTGTCCGCAATATTCTCCCCAAGAGTGTGCTTGCCATTCACGGCTTCTCCATTGATGGAGTAGTTGCCGTATTGCTCCACCAGGCACTGAGTGTGTTGCTTGAAGGCCTCAACCGAGGAGTTCCTCCACCAGGGACGGAGGTTGCCGTCCTTGTCGTATTCACGTCCTGCCAGGCCCGGGGAGGAGAAACACCAAGAAAGACCAGTCCGATTTGCTACCCTGGTCCTATTTATCCATTAAAAGGGAAAGCGGTGGCCACTTCCCACCAAAAGAGCTCACCTTGATCGTCAAAGGCGTGTGTCAGTTCGTGGCCCACCACCACGCCAATCCCCCCAAAATTGACAGCCCTGTAAAAAAAGTCACAAGACAGAAGGGGATGATGGGACAGTATCCTGGCTGCATCCCACCTATCAGGAGCTGACTGAGAGATATTAGCATGGGGTAGCAGGAGGGAAAGATTGGCATGTgtaggagggggagaaagcacCTAACTGGATATTTGCGGATAACCAGGGGATGTCCGGGATTTGGGGgtaaaggagagagaaggaatttTCTTTTGTGTTGTTTGCAACCTCAGATTCAGTTTAATACTATTTCTCATAACCTGCTCTGGCCTGTCGCGCGCCGGCCTCCCCAGCAGCCGAATCAGAGGAGGAGGCGGCGTGGGAGTCAGGGTCAGCttcaaggcaacctgagagctccaagggggaagagggaatggagctatcagaaagagagagagacagaggcggAGACTGGGTCATCCATCAAACCTCAGAGGGAGAGTCAACAACCCCCaggctgatgaggaagaagaggaacagctgggtccaatgCCTGTCGCATAGAtgcgcagaaggcagaggagtggagagcagtggaaatctatgggccggtCCTTGGGATGGAAGAGCCACTGCTGCTAGTGATGCCCCACCCTTAGCTCTGGAGATAAAAGGCATGGGGCGGAGATGAATAGCCATAGCAGGCTATTCATCTCCTGGCTGATGGATTCGTTAGCTGGCTGTGAGCGAGAGACTTTTTGACGGGCTGCTGGCGCTCCTAACAAAGGAATATTTAACTCCAGAGGTTTTCTCGTGTTTGGGGAGCTATGTCAGAACATCATTGCCCAAATGGCACCATCTTCCCCCAAcctccaaccccccaccccccacccccggatgTCATGAGACAGGAGGGAGAGGCCTTCGTACTTGGGGTAATTCCTTGTGTAGAACGGAGACTGCAGAATTCCCGCAGGGAAGATGACCTCGTTCTTGGTGGGGGAGTAATAAGCATTCACGGTTGGGGGGGTCATGCTCCACCTGGGCAAAGCAAAAAACCAAGAGAAGTCATCAGAATCAAGGGCCAGACTGCACAGCTCACCTCTCACCTtaagccccctccctccctccgcaatTCCTGgatctttgtatttttttaaaaagtgcagagaagagcaaataaGATGACTGAAAGCCTGGAGACTAAACCATACCAAGAACGGCTGCAGGTTTTGGGTCTGGCTCAGAGGtagtaaagttggctcttctatgacttatggactacaactcccagaattcctgagccaaacatgctagctcaggaaatctgggagttgaagccaacatatcatagaagagccaattttgcctacccctggtctgccTAGTctcaagaaaagaagaattaggggtgacgccatagcagtatttcagtatttgaggggctgccatccaGAAGAGGGGGACACATTATTCTCCAGGgccccagagggcaggacaagcaatgatggatggaaactaaggaaggagagaagccacTGGGAATGAAGGAGAAAGTCCCTCACACAGAGGACAATTAGCCAATGGAACTGGTGGGGGCTacttcatcattggaggtttttaagaagaggctggacagccacctgtctcAGATGGGATAAGGCTTCCTGCTTGAGCGAGCGGGGggattggaatagaagacctccaaggtcccttccaactctatgcaAGAGCCTCaggggtgcagtggttagagtggcagcactttggcagatcaaatcttggcaatatacgagtcttcggagaggggcggcatacaaatctaataaattaataataataataataataataataataataataataataataataataatacttactctctgtaaaccgcttagagagggctgtaaagcactgtgaagggttatataagtctaagtgctatctatctatctatctatctatctatccatctattcgatttttttattcatgccgcccttctccttagactcagggcagcttataacatgttagcaatagcactttttaacagagccagcttgttgctcccacaatccaggtcctcattttatccaccttggaaggatggaaggctgagtcaaccttgagccggtgatgagatttgaaccattgacctgcagatctagcagtcagctttagtggcctgcagtactgcactctacccactgcgccacctcggctcgttaatgctattgctattccgaTCGACTGATCCGACCCAAGAGGACAGTTCTCGTCCGACTGCTACTCACTGGTCACGGTTCGGAGGCTTGCGAAGCTGGTCAGCAGCCACCCGGGCGGAGAAGTTGAAGAACTGCATGACGTTCTCGTAGTACAGGTCAGGCACGGGGTCGTACTGCCAAGAGGAGACCCTCATCAGATCCAGATGGCCCCCACCCCCGAGAGGATTCTCACGGAGACAGGGCCCGGCCCCCGACACAGCAGGCATTCACACTCACGTTGTGGAAGACTTTGTCCAGCTCTTTGGGGTCCAGGATGAACTTTGGGTAGCCGATCATGTCGTAGATGGCGTCGGCCTTCTCTCTGGCTGACCGCCGGGTCTCCTCATCCATCCACCCAAGAGTGGCCAAGCTTTCCTCCAGCGCCCTTTTAATCTCCAGGATCATTTCCTCAGCCTGTAGGGGCAGAGATCTTCAAAATTGGCTAtggtagctggagaattctgggagttgaagtccataaatcttaaagtggccaggtttgaagacccctgctagCATCTTAAACTGCTTTTTCCCCCAGAGAAACAGAAACACTCTTGATGGTTTTTTTGGATTGCATCTTTCCAAGCCTCTAAAACAGGGGTCCatccccaaacttagcaacttgaagacttgtggacttcaactcccagaattctccagtcagccatATAAAGTTACTTTCATCATAGATGGTGGGTATGCAGTAAGTGTAATATATCTTGACTTCATCAAAGTGAAACCAAAAGCTGGCTggacaattctgggaattgaaatccagaagtcttaaagtggccaaaggaaatggcagtattagatgggagaatttagagaaataaaagaagcagtgatagaaagcactcAAGCGGttatagtcctaggctggaaggatgcaacaaaatggacaatacaaaattggtattggtacatggtggatcacattgagattatggataagaggatgaattcggctaaGGAAATCAATTtacaggaactgatgggacgatgggcaaggtaagaggatatgtggtcagtagaattcgagaccaagctataaagaataaattggaatcacttataagatgtaaatagatatatttactgttgtgagccgccctgagtgcacggagaggggtggcatgcaagtccaattaattaaataaataaatattgctctgaagttaaaatggtatatacaaaatacacccccattttggtggaggggtatgaatactgagtacattgttatatgttgtgtgttgtgtgtatgttattttgttattgatattgtaaaaattaataaaaatattcatttttttaaaaaagtcttaaagtggccaagtttgaggacATTTGCTGTAGGGGGAGTGAAGCTAGCTGACCCTACACAGGAAGGGCAGAAGGCAGAAGAGTTTCCGAAGGAGTATGGATGTTCTAGGAAGGAGGGAGTCTCCTCTCTCCCCCTAGGTGAGAACCCACCCCTCCTTCAAAGGACCCCACAATAGAGGGACAGCTGCCATGGCTCAAGTCATGcttggggggaggagaagaaaatACATGCTTACGACGGCCCGGCTGTCTTCGGCAAAGGTGGCCCTCACAAACATGGCGCCCAAGACGAACCCCAGGCTGTTATCGGTGTCACTGATGCAGTGTTTCCAACGGAACACGCAGGTCTGCAAGGGGAAAAGTGTGTGGTGGGGGGAAGAGGTCACTGGCACCAGCCCCGGCTTCTGGATGCCCACTTAAGAGATGGCCCTGTCAATTGGCCCTGTGCCAAGTCCTTCCTTGGGTCGGAGTTGCTGTTTTGGGTTCAGGTAGTGGAGGAAAGGATGGCTGGCCGGTGGCCCAAAACATGCCCACATGGCTGCAGGCATCAGCTATAGTGGGAAAAGCCTTCCGATCCAGGGTAGCCAAGAGTCAGGTAGGTGTGGCGTTGCAGGGTTGGGAGCTGGCAGCAGAGGGCGCTCCAGGGCAGCCAATCCCAAGAAGCAGGGGGAGGAGGCAAGGGAGAGCTTTTCTCTCCCATCTAATGGGTCTCCCATCTAACGGGACTGCCTCCCCGCAACCCCAACCACTCCGTCCTGCGTCCTCCTCTCCCCGGCACGCACCTTCTTCGATCCATACATCACTTCCAAGAACTTCTCCTCCGCGTCTTGGAACCGCTGGTCCAAGAAACTCGCTCCTTTCCTCACCAGGTGCCAAATCATGTAGTTACGCAACACCCTGGCACAGGCAAAAGAGAAGAGCtcaggaagggggggaggggagggaaggcttTCTTCTGCTCTGGCCAGGACCATGCAAGGTCCTCTGGTTCAGTGCCCCTCCCCACACCAGAGTTTCTGCCCCTCCCTCACCTCTTGTCTGTGTTCTGAATGAGCAGGGAGACGCGCTGGAGATACTCCTTGGCATAGACCACTACCGGCTCCGATTCGTTGATCTCCACCGGGTTGAAAACTTCCTTGAGCAAGGGCATCCAGTCGATGGCTGGGGCGAAGTCCTTCCAAggcagaaagaaaggaggagtggAGGGTCAGTTCTCtaccttcctgccttcctcaccCAGTCGCCACTTGGGAACATGCAGCTGCCAGAGGACCTGTTGACGCAGACTGGGTCCCCCAAGAGTAGAGCTGGGCTGAGGGATTAGGCTTCTGTTTCTTTTTAAGCCTCCTCTTGGATGGGAGGAAACGTACCCAGGAGGCCTGGGATCCACCTGCATCCTTGAtctgacccagctccccaaaTACGACAAACTCTCTGAAGTCAACTCAAAGATTCCTTTATCAGATGCGCCAGCAACCCtggcaaaaagtttctctctcacCACAGGCTAAGAAGTCTGTCTGGCTgggagatgaatagttgtctgccacatctattcacCTCCACCCCCTCTGCCTTTTATCTCCAGAGCTAAGGGTGGGGCTTTGCTAGGCAGCAGTGGCTCTTCCATCCCAAGGaccggcccatagatttccactgctctcctctgtTTTCTGTGCATCCGTGAatcaggcacaggacccagctgttcctcttcttcttcatcagccacctccagacctgggggctgttgactctccctCTGAGGTTTAATGGATGGCCCAGGCTCtgcgtctgtctctctcttgccagctcccttccctcttccccctctgaGGTCTCAGGTTGCCCTGATGCTGACCTGCCTCCCACACCGCCTCCTCCTCTGATTTGGCTGCTGGAGGGGCTGGCGGCCGACATTCCACAGCAATCCTCATCTGAAGGGCTGCTTGGCACATTTTTCCACCCAAAGGAATGATGCTGGGATGCAGGACCAATCAGATGCAGAGTGGACAGCAGAGCCCCAAAATTCCCATCTGGCCACAGTCTACCTCACCTTGAGCTCCCCAGCAGGAATTTTATAGTAAATTGCTTCCTCATCTCGGAGCTTCTCCTGGGGGGTGGTGACATTGGCCAAGGTGGTCTCAAAGTCCAGGATTTCCTGCATCTGCGGCCGGATCGTGGCCTCCTCCTCCCCGCTGACCAGCATGCCAAGCTGGACCATGAAGTTCAGGTATCCTGTCAGCACCTGCAGGGACCAAGGAAAGGGATGTGGCATCCTCAGCTCAACCGGGAAAGGCCCTGCGTTTGATCAGGACAGCTGTGCCGACGATGCCTTGGGTTCTTTCATGGGTGTGGAAGGCCAAAGAACTAGGCCATGCCACCCTGACAAGGTGATGGGCAGAGTCTGGAAGGAGGGAGCCTGTGCCGCTCAGACGGCCTTGGCTGTAGGAGGAGGACCACTCACTTTTTCATTCTGGGTTTTGTTGAGGTAGTATTCCCTGGAGGGCAATCCTAGACCGGACTGGTCAATCTGGAAGAGAAAATAGCAGCGAGAAAAGGGGTGACCGAGTGGGCAGTCAAttcagggagggggagggaatctCCTacttccatgatggtgaacctatggcacaagtgccacaggtggcacgcggagccatatcggagggcacgcaaaGTGTTGCTCTATGTCTGCTCCAACGCACTTGTGTACACTAGCCAGTTCATTTTTGGCCTttgggaaggctgtttcaccctctggaggcttcagggaagcttcccggaagccccagaaggcaaaaaacagcacaacaagcaaaccggaagtccatttttccaaactttcattttgcctgttgggctgttttttgacatcccaggcttcagtgaggcctgtatgcatgcttggagacgggggggggggggggggttggttgtgCACAGGTACAGGGGTAGTGTGGGGgtgtgggggtgtgtgtgtgagagagagggaatgggtgtgggtatacacccacacacccttttggcacgcgatcCAAAAATGGGGTTCGCCATCCCTTGCCTTACCTGGATGATGTTGCTGCTGGAATTCTTGGAGTCAACGCTGACAGAGATGGAGAAGAAAGGGGTCAGGTGGTACTGAGCCATCAGAGCTAGCAGCATCTTGTTGAAGCTGTCCTCTCCTGGGGGGGCGCTGATATTCCAACCTCCAAGCTGGGGGTGGGTGGCAAGAAAAAGAGACCCCCCCTTGGGGTCACAAGCAGGAGAGCCAAAGGGGcccaagccccccccctcccagcctgTCTTTCTTGTCACCCGGACTGAAAATCTTAAAACAGAATCAATTGCAAAGTTACCGcatttttttgaagtataagacgcaccttttttccctcctgaaagagggtgaaaatctgggtgtgtctcatacactgaatgtagccccaccagcctctcaaatggagctttgcaaggctgaaaaagcAGCCTCCGAAATGGAGCTTCACAAGGCTGATATACCCGTTCCAACCTGTTTGCTAAGGACCCTAACCAGGTGcatgctggtaggcagattttttttaaaaaatttcctccccccaaaattagGTGTGTCTTacagtccgaaaaatatggtattttgtgCTCTGGAGATAACCATTTGATTTAGTACTGACTTCTGACTACACTTCCCATCACTCTGAACTGGACCCAACTCCGGTTGGGAGTTCTGGGAGCTGCAGTCCGAGGCATCCAAAATGCTGAGCGGAGGGCCCCGGAGCCTCTATTCATTCCCACCAGGGGTTGGCCCCGGAGCGCTTTGAGAAAAAGTTGGATGCCTCTGCCAAGCAAGGCCTTTGCTCCCAAGACCCATCCGGCTACCTTCTGGACCTGATCCACCAGCGGCTTGGCCTGCAGCTCCTCTATCCGGCTCTCGTTCATGCAGGACTGGTAATAACGCTGCACTTTGCGTTCGGCTTCGCCCAGTGACGAGGTGGCCGTCGTATTCTCTGCAGAGAGAAGAGGCCAGCGAAGACTTCAGCCTCCTGCACCCTATGGCCCTTCCCCCACCAGATCAAAAGGGACCCGCGGGgctccttttattcttttttaatatatacggctcaaaaaataaagggaacacttaaataacacatcctagatctgaatgaatgaaatattctcattgaatatttcatttgcacaactattccatttgcacaacagcatgtgaaattgattgtcaatcagtgtggcttcctaaatggacagtttgatttcacagaagtttgatttacatctacttaagaacttaatccattccgtgaccaggttcttaagtagaaaagtttgtaagaagaagcaatttttcccataggaatcaatgtaaaagcaaatgatgcgtgcaaacccattaggagagaaataaaaactcagaatttgggtgggaagagaaggaggaaggaagaaggaggaggaagaaaaggaggaggaagaagaagaggaggaggaagaagaggaggaggacagtcgatgcccagagcgaagggagggtttcttttctctaagcgctggcagagatttattccctctcctatGCAGCTCCACATTCCCGACTCTCGTGTGCacgagaagcaaaatctcgctcgggAGCGCATAGGTGCACAGGTAGCACATCAGTAGCAGCGGAAGCCAGAAACCCTTCACTGCATAAGCCATATCAAAACATACCTAACTTGTAcatttctatctaatctatcataaatcaatatcctatttttgcaCATATTTATACTAGCATTTGTATGTTTTTCATTTCTTTGCACTTCCCTCCAACAATCTCCTTCTCCtaccttttctccttctctccctcttcctacttccctccactccttctgtcctcccttcctttttctccctcttaaccTTTCCCTGACTGATTCTAATCATAATTCACCTTGTATTTAGCAGACTGATAACATTCCCGTACGTCTATATATTTTCTATGTCATATCTATACAAGTAACTTCTTTATTCcaggtatatacagtggtacctctacttacaaacttaattcgttctgtgaccaggttcttaagtagaaaagtttgtaagcagcagcagtttttcccataggaatcaatgtaaaaacgaaTAATGCATGCGACTGGGAAAACCACGGGGAGGatagagaccctgtttcctcccaggagattcctagaggggccccagggaggcttctccctgccttttccagttacagtttcggaggcttgggtttgtaagtagaaaatggttcttgagaagaggcaaaaaaatcttgaacacccagttcttatctagaaaagttcataagtagaggcattcttaggtagaggtaccactaccactgtactggtagtggttcccaacttttctaatgccgtgaacccttaatgcagttcctcatgttatggtgacccccaaccataagcctagcaccaattctcccaatagagaattggcaggaaggtcagagggacacccccaatgtaaacgcctgattggtcagattgtaaaaatatattccaaggcgccagagaagctttagttcctaaccgtgggaaatttttcttttcctgtgatcttaggtgacccctgtgaaacggtcattcgacctccaaatgggtcccgacccccaggttgagaaccactgacctagaaTAAATATGCCTTTAttctacatatacagtgatacctcatcttacccctcttcatacaaacttttcatgatacgaacccagtgtttaagatttttttgcctcttattctgaacaattttcaccttacgaacccgagcagccgctgggatttccctgaggctcctcgaatcccttcatttttgccattctgctttgaatcccagtgacaaactcccccctcccaatctgcatggggaaaagactcatggagctcaagagaggagaaaggtgtggggaaaatgagcaggacggggtgggcaaaaacaggagggactcatggagctcaagagaggagaaaggtgtggggaaaatgagcaggacgaggtgggcaaaaacaggagggactcatggagctcaagagaggagaaaggtgtgggggaaaatgagcagaacagggtgggcaaaaacgggagggactcatggagctcaagagaggagaaaggtgtggggaaaatgagcaggatggggtgggcaaaaacaggagggactcatggagctcaagagaggagaaaggtgtgggggaaatgagcaggacggggtgggcaaaaacaggagggactcatggagctcaagagaggagaaaggtgtggggaaaatgagcagaacagggtgggcaaaaacgggagggacccatggagctcaagagaggagaaaggtgtggggaaaatgagcagaacagggtgggcaaaaacgggagggactcatggagctcaagagaggagaagggtgtgaggaaaatgagcagaacagggtgggcaaaaacgggagggactcatggagctcaagagaggagaaaggtgtggggaaaatgagcagaacagggtgggcaaaaacgggagggactcatggagctcaagagaggagaaaggtgtggggaaaatgagcagaacagggtgggcaaaaacgggagggactcatggagctcaagagaggagaaaggtgtggggaaaatgagcagaacagggtgggcaaaaacgggagggactcatggagctcaagagaggagaaaggtgtggggaaaatgagcagaacagggtaggcaaaaacgggagggactcatggagctcaagagaggagaaaggtgtggagaaaatgagcagaacagggtgggcaaaaacgggagggactcatggagctcaagagaggagaaaggtgtggggaaaatgagcagaacagggtgggcaaaaacgggagggactcatggagctcaagagaggagaaaggtgtggggaaaatgagcagaacagggtaggcaaaaacgggagggactcatggagctcaagagaggagaaaggtgtggagaaaatgagcagaacagggtgggcaaaaacgggagggactcatggagctcaagagaggagaaaggtgtggggaaaatgagcagaacagggtgggcaaaaacgggagggactcatggagctcaagagaggagaaaggtgtggggaaaatgagcagaacagggtaggcaaaaacgggagggactcatggagctcaagagaggagaaaggtgtggggaaaatgagcagaacagggtgggcaaatggggtgggcaaaaacaggagggaaagacccatggagctcaagagaggctcttttcgctttgcttcgttgggactgccacctgttgctacctctcgctgtccctccccccactcagttcgcctcagcttcgtctgcccccatcgcttttttttttaaagccttcatGTTTTGTGTTtacctaatgggcttgcacgcattattggcttttccattgattcctatgggaaacattgtttcatcttatgaatttttcatcttatgaacctcgtcctggaaccaattaagttcgtaagacgaggtattact
Coding sequences within:
- the ECE1 gene encoding endothelin-converting enzyme 1 isoform X3; protein product: MSTYKRATLDEEELVDSLEGEIYPNGVQVNFRGPGHQKGSWEQRTRPEKRLLILAVFLFLGLLACLAVLLFQYQTRPCLTQACIAVTSSILSSLDQAVDPCEDFFSYACGGWIKSNPIPDGHSRWGTFNKLWEHNQAALKRLLENTTATSSLGEAERKVQRYYQSCMNESRIEELQAKPLVDQVQKLGGWNISAPPGEDSFNKMLLALMAQYHLTPFFSISVSVDSKNSSSNIIQIDQSGLGLPSREYYLNKTQNEKVLTGYLNFMVQLGMLVSGEEEATIRPQMQEILDFETTLANVTTPQEKLRDEEAIYYKIPAGELKDFAPAIDWMPLLKEVFNPVEINESEPVVVYAKEYLQRVSLLIQNTDKRVLRNYMIWHLVRKGASFLDQRFQDAEEKFLEVMYGSKKTCVFRWKHCISDTDNSLGFVLGAMFVRATFAEDSRAVAEEMILEIKRALEESLATLGWMDEETRRSAREKADAIYDMIGYPKFILDPKELDKVFHNYDPVPDLYYENVMQFFNFSARVAADQLRKPPNRDQWSMTPPTVNAYYSPTKNEVIFPAGILQSPFYTRNYPKAVNFGGIGVVVGHELTHAFDDQGREYDKDGNLRPWWRNSSVEAFKQHTQCLVEQYGNYSINGEAVNGKHTLGENIADNGGLKAAYRAYRNWVKKNGEEASLPSLGLTNDQLFFIAFAQVWCSVRTPESSHEGLVTDPHSPSRFRVIGTVSNSRAFSKHFQCRPGSPMNPLQKCEVW
- the ECE1 gene encoding endothelin-converting enzyme 1 isoform X4, coding for MMSTYKRATLDEEELVDSLEGEIYPNGVQVNFRGPGHQKGSWEQRTRPEKRLLILAVFLFLGLLACLAVLLFQYQTRPCLTQACIAVTSSILSSLDQAVDPCEDFFSYACGGWIKSNPIPDGHSRWGTFNKLWEHNQAALKRLLENTTATSSLGEAERKVQRYYQSCMNESRIEELQAKPLVDQVQKLGGWNISAPPGEDSFNKMLLALMAQYHLTPFFSISVSVDSKNSSSNIIQIDQSGLGLPSREYYLNKTQNEKVLTGYLNFMVQLGMLVSGEEEATIRPQMQEILDFETTLANVTTPQEKLRDEEAIYYKIPAGELKDFAPAIDWMPLLKEVFNPVEINESEPVVVYAKEYLQRVSLLIQNTDKRVLRNYMIWHLVRKGASFLDQRFQDAEEKFLEVMYGSKKTCVFRWKHCISDTDNSLGFVLGAMFVRATFAEDSRAVAEEMILEIKRALEESLATLGWMDEETRRSAREKADAIYDMIGYPKFILDPKELDKVFHNYDPVPDLYYENVMQFFNFSARVAADQLRKPPNRDQWSMTPPTVNAYYSPTKNEVIFPAGILQSPFYTRNYPKAVNFGGIGVVVGHELTHAFDDQGREYDKDGNLRPWWRNSSVEAFKQHTQCLVEQYGNYSINGEAVNGKHTLGENIADNGGLKAAYRVS
- the ECE1 gene encoding endothelin-converting enzyme 1 isoform X1; the encoded protein is MMSTYKRATLDEEELVDSLEGEIYPNGVQVNFRGPGHQKGSWEQRTRPEKRLLILAVFLFLGLLACLAVLLFQYQTRPCLTQACIAVTSSILSSLDQAVDPCEDFFSYACGGWIKSNPIPDGHSRWGTFNKLWEHNQAALKRLLENTTATSSLGEAERKVQRYYQSCMNESRIEELQAKPLVDQVQKLGGWNISAPPGEDSFNKMLLALMAQYHLTPFFSISVSVDSKNSSSNIIQIDQSGLGLPSREYYLNKTQNEKVLTGYLNFMVQLGMLVSGEEEATIRPQMQEILDFETTLANVTTPQEKLRDEEAIYYKIPAGELKDFAPAIDWMPLLKEVFNPVEINESEPVVVYAKEYLQRVSLLIQNTDKRVLRNYMIWHLVRKGASFLDQRFQDAEEKFLEVMYGSKKTCVFRWKHCISDTDNSLGFVLGAMFVRATFAEDSRAVAEEMILEIKRALEESLATLGWMDEETRRSAREKADAIYDMIGYPKFILDPKELDKVFHNYDPVPDLYYENVMQFFNFSARVAADQLRKPPNRDQWSMTPPTVNAYYSPTKNEVIFPAGILQSPFYTRNYPKAVNFGGIGVVVGHELTHAFDDQGREYDKDGNLRPWWRNSSVEAFKQHTQCLVEQYGNYSINGEAVNGKHTLGENIADNGGLKAAYRAYRNWVKKNGEEASLPSLGLTNDQLFFIAFAQVWCSVRTPESSHEGLVTDPHSPSRFRVIGTVSNSRAFSKHFQCRPGSPMNPLQKCEVW